In one Alnus glutinosa chromosome 12, dhAlnGlut1.1, whole genome shotgun sequence genomic region, the following are encoded:
- the LOC133851402 gene encoding hypothetical protein At1g04090-like, whose translation MFGCQCLCWETESEFYSSEPEPFSLPAPLPDWPEGQGFATGRICLGEIEVLKITEFESIWSCDLLHGKTKGHAFYKPVGIPDGFFCLGHYCQPTNQPLRGHVLVARSAASPEEEVGSIHEPLLGLPALRKPLDYTLIWSAETQHNGCGYFWLPNPPVGYKAMGFVVNDKPEQPKLEEVRCVRVDLTESCETCDLLLATDSKSSKYPFQVWNTRPCKRGMLCRGVSIGTFYCTTYLDPEEELDIACLKNLDSTLHAMPNLNQIHALIKQYGPTVFFHPDEVYLPSSVQWFFKNGALLYQDGNQMGELIDYRGSNLPSGETNDGAFWIDLPNDDEARGNLKNGNLESAELYVHVKPALGGTFTDIMMWVFCPFNGPATIKVGLVSIAMSKIGEHVGDWEHFTLRVSNLTGELWSVFFSQHSGGEWVDAFNLEFVEGNKPAVYSSKSGHASFPHPGTYLQGSSKLGIGVRNDAARSKFIVDSSTKYQIIAAEYLGDGIIKEPCWLEYMREWGPTIVYDSRSELEKLIDLLPLFVRFSVENIFELFPTELYGEEGPTGPKEKDNWEGDEIC comes from the coding sequence AGTTCTCAAAATCACCGAGTTTGAGAGCATTTGGAGCTGCGATCTGTTGCATGGAAAAACAAAAGGTCACGCATTCTACAAACCTGTGGGGATCCCAGATGGCTTTTTCTGCCTTGGTCACTACTGCCAGCCCACTAACCAGCCATTGAGAGGGCATGTTCTTGTGGCTCGTAGTGCCGCTTCTCCTGAGGAGGAAGTTGGTTCTATCCATGAGCCACTATTAGGCTTGCCAGCTCTAAGAAAACCCCTTGACTACACACTAATCTGGAGTGCAGAAACACAGCACAATGGTTGTGGTTACTTTTGGCTTCCAAACCCTCCAGTGGGTTATAAAGCGATGGGATTTGTGGTTAATGACAAGCCTGAGCAGCCCAAGCTTGAAGAAGTTAGATGTGTCCGAGTGGATCTTACAGAAAGTTGTGAAACATGTGATCTTTTACTTGCCACAGATTCAAAGTCTTCCAAGTACCCATTTCAGGTTTGGAACACAAGACCCTGTAAAAGGGGCATGTTGTGTAGAGGTGTTTCTATTGGGACGTTCTACTGCACCACCTACTTGGATCCTGAAGAAGAGTTGGATATCGCATGCTTGAAGAATCTTGATTCAACCCTACATGCTATGCCAAATCTGAACCAGATTCATGCGCTAATTAAGCAGTATGGGCCAACCGTTTTCTTCCATCCTGATGAGGTTTATTTGCCTTCATCAGTGCAATGGTTTTTCAAGAATGGGGCACTTCTATACCAAGATGGCAATCAGATGGGTGAACTCATTGATTACAGGGGCTCAAACTTGCCTAGTGGTGAGACAAACGATGGAGCATTTTGGATAGATTTGCCAAACGATGATGAAGCGAGAGGCAATCTCAAGAACGGAAACTTAGAAAGTGCAGAGCTCTATGTTCATGTAAAACCAGCACTGGGAGGAACTTTTACTGATATAATGATGTGGGTTTTTTGCCCTTTCAATGGACCTGCCACCATTAAAGTTGGGTTAGTGAGTATTGCTATGAGCAAGATAGGGGAACATGTTGGTGACTGGGAGCACTTCACCCTCCGTGTGAGCAACCTCACTGGAGAACTTTGGAGTGTGTTCTTCTCGCAGCATAGTGGCGGTGAATGGGTAGATGCTTTTAACTTGGAGTTTGTTGAAGGGAATAAGCCCGCCGTATATTCATCAAAAAGCGGTCACGCTAGCTTCCCACATCCAGGGACATACCTTCAGGGGTCATCGAAGCTGGGAATAGGAGTGAGAAATGATGCTGCCAGAAGCAAATTTATTGTTGATTCGAGCACTAAGTATCAGATTATTGCAGCTGAGTATCTTGGTGATGGAATCATTAAGGAACCATGTTGGTTGGAATATATGAGAGAATGGGGTCCAACTATTGTGTATGATTCGCGATCAGAACTCGAAAAGTTAATTGATCTTCTTCCACTCTTTGTTAGATTTTCAGTGGAGaatatatttgaattgtttccAACAGAGCTTTATGGTGAAGAAGGGCCAACTGGCCCAAAGGAGAAGGATAATTGGGAAGGAGACGAAATATGCTAG